AACAAATTTTTACTTTTACTATCTATCTTTGCTCTTTTTTCGGTGGTGTGTCAATTAAATTCCACCTGTTATATAGACAACATTCAATAATTATTATTCATTTTCTCTATAATTTCTCTGGTTTCATATCATATCCGCAGATTTACGGAAATAAAATCACAAAAAATTTATATAAACTTTATAAATCTCTACGAAAAATATAAAAATTTCGTAAAAGATACGGATGTTACCGAATTTTATAAAGGCTTATGCCTATATTAATTAAAGTTAACACAAATTATACGGCATGAATACTGACGATATCTCTTTTAAAAGCATTGCTGTCTGAACCTTGGTATAAGGTAAAACCAGTAACCTTTTGATTGAAAGAAAAGCAGTATTAATGTTGTTTTCCTGTTTTTTTGAATTCCAACTACCCTGTAAAATTCATGATCGCACAAGAATGTCAAGTGATTTTGTTCAAACCCCAAGGAAGCATAGACAGAGAAGGTGGTAAGGCTTTAAGCGAACAAATGGCTACTGTGAAACCTCAGCGCGATCAACTCTGGGTTATTGATTTAGCTGAAGTGGATTTAATGGATAGTTCTGGCTTGGTTCCCTTAGTAAAAGGACTAAAAATAGCCCGACAAAGCGGTTGTCGCTTGGTTATTTGCAATTGTTCGGCTTCTGTGCGGTTAATTTTGGAACTTACCCAACTAGACTCTGTTTTTGAAATTTTTGATACTTACCAAGATATATTCACCATTGTCAAGGATAACAGTTTGGTAGTATCAGGCTGAGATTATATCTCATAAAGAGAATAATGGGGAGGGGAAAAGCGCAGTTAAGCACTACCAATCACGCTCTAAATAAAGATGATTGTTTATACCTAGATTGCCGTCCAGGTTCACCAATAAACGAACACAGTCGTTTAAGATAAATTTCACGCTTTTTATAATCCAAACGGCATCTGATAAATGCAAGGGCTGGTAGTAATTTAAGTTATGCACAGAATAAATTTAATAGAGCAATTTTTCGCAGCATAACTTCTTCAACTAGCCCTATCACCTCGCCATATCAATAACGTTTGGGTATGGTTACTTGTTAGCCATAACCAATCGCTACTTCTATCTGTAAGAAATACGGTTGTTACCTGTCGGCTATGGTTGTTTACTTTTAGAGAATAAGCAGCAACCACTTCCACAGAGTTAATTATCTTAGCATATTTTTTGTAATTATGCAGAGGTCAAGCTTTTCATCTGACCGATTAAAAAATTGACACGATTAACTTAATAATGTCAAAATCACAAACAGTCTATGTAGAAGGCTGTCCATTTTTGTCCAGGTTTAGCCCAAGGGTAGAAATATTTGGTTGATCGGATACCGGAGGAGAAAAATTAGGCAAATCAATACCGCTGTGACTAGTGGTGCGGGTTTTGAGTGCTAACCGATAGCTGACGCTTTGCAATTCTGCTTGCAATTGGCGATTTTCCCGTTGTAGGGTTGCGACTTTTTCTCTGACTGGAGACATGCGTTCCTCAAACTTACGTCGGTAAATTTGCGGTAACTCTTGTACTACTTGTTCCAACATCCGACTGCGATCGCTTAATTCTTGTACTGTCTGCCGTAATTGATAAATCTCGGCATCACGAGTCGTAATCTGCTCTTGGTAAAATGTCACTTGCTCCTCAACGGCTTGGAGTTGTTCTCGCAATGCTTGCAACTGACTCAAATCTGGTTCAGTCTCCGACCGTTGGGGCATAAAATTAGTATTGCCCTTAACTAGCCGAAAGAGTTCTTGAGATAACTGTTGCACTAATTGATCGCGAAGAAGCAACTCTTGGCGCAGTTGCGATGCTTCGGTAGAAAGAGTTTGGATGGTGGAGGTGTCAGCTTGGCTCACAGTGGCTTACGGTTAAAGTTAAGAATCTTGGACACCTTAGGTATAACGGCAGTGGTACTACCCTTGGCAAGTACTTGTTAATGTAGCATTCTTAGCTAAATCCGTAAAAAGAAAAAAAGGGAAATTTATTATAAGAGTGAAAAAAGATTGGGGAATGGGGAACGTGAGAATAGGTAATTAATAATTGAGAATTGGTAATTGGGAACGTGAGAATTGGTAATTATTTTTATTACCTATTACCTATTACCCATTCCCCCAACTCTAGAGCCAGAGCCGGCACTCTTGGAAACCAGGAGCGCAGCGCTGGACTCACCATTCCCCATTCCCCATTATGAAGCGACCGGTTCTGCTTCTGGTTTTTCCTCAGGGACATCCTGCTTAATAGTCAGGTAGCGAATTACTTCTTCGCTTAAACGCATAGCGCGTTCCATCGGAGCGATCGCCGCTCCAGGTCCAGTGTAATTCATTT
Above is a genomic segment from Tolypothrix sp. NIES-4075 containing:
- a CDS encoding STAS domain-containing protein, yielding MIAQECQVILFKPQGSIDREGGKALSEQMATVKPQRDQLWVIDLAEVDLMDSSGLVPLVKGLKIARQSGCRLVICNCSASVRLILELTQLDSVFEIFDTYQDIFTIVKDNSLVVSG
- a CDS encoding Npun_F5560 family protein; amino-acid sequence: MSQADTSTIQTLSTEASQLRQELLLRDQLVQQLSQELFRLVKGNTNFMPQRSETEPDLSQLQALREQLQAVEEQVTFYQEQITTRDAEIYQLRQTVQELSDRSRMLEQVVQELPQIYRRKFEERMSPVREKVATLQRENRQLQAELQSVSYRLALKTRTTSHSGIDLPNFSPPVSDQPNISTLGLNLDKNGQPST